Proteins found in one Miscanthus floridulus cultivar M001 chromosome 4, ASM1932011v1, whole genome shotgun sequence genomic segment:
- the LOC136552107 gene encoding uncharacterized protein yields the protein MRISKSAPDLLKKAVTSVKSKTDALRTKLIILASVRQRLAMAPVMMSRQIHELVVSDSREKPARVEHRSKALTMPKAMTKSEEPTGDHGSRAHPGLFEVAMFEENYHGYPDWTNSLFEDDNCYRNEEDDHDDDDHDDLGILDALDEEPSVIEIIRSKREAEGLEFNMDHDIDEACDMFIRRFRSRMNRSFSDLCISG from the coding sequence ATGAGGATCAGCAAAAGTGCCCCAGATCTTCTGAAGAAGGCAGTGACGTCCGTTAAGAGCAAGACTGATGCTCTAAGAACAAAGCTCATCATTCTGGCCTCTGTGCGCCAAAGGTTAGCGATGGCCCCAGTGATGATGTCTCGCCAGATCCATGAGCTTGTCGTGTCGGACAGCCGCGAGAAGCCGGCTAGGGTGGAGCACCGCAGCAAGGCTCTCACGATGCCCAAGGCAATGACGAAGAGCGAGGAGCCAACTGGTGATCACGGTTCTAGGGCTCATCCTGGTCTGTTTGAGGTGGCCATGTTTGAGGAAAATTACCATGGCTACCCAGACTGGACCAATTCCCTCTTCGAAGATGACAACTGTTACAGGAATGAGGAGGATGACCATGACGACGACGACCACGATGATCTTGGTATTCTTGATGCGCTTGATGAAGAGCCATCGGTCATCGAGATCATAAGGAGCAAGCGGGAGGCTGAAGGTCTGGAGTTCAACATGGACCATGACATCGACGAGGCCTGTGACATGTTCATTAGGAGGTTCCGAAGCCGGATGAACCGGAGCTTTAGTGATCTTTGTATTAGCGGATAG
- the LOC136552108 gene encoding uncharacterized protein, which yields MRMCKAPELLKKAATVFKSKTDTLITKLFVLASLRFKMATVRTISRRIHALMSSDRENQTRLEYGDRALVLRKVAAGIQEPATTGHEQDGVIDLSEVAMFVEDDHDHCPDWTHSLFNDEYYNDDDEEGYLDDHGTLDALDEPSVMDIIRSNREVEGLEFNMDDVIDQACDMFIKRFRKRMNRSF from the coding sequence ATGAGGATGTGCAAGGCCCCTGAGCTGCTGAAGAAGGCGGCAACTGTGTTCAAGAGCAAGACTGACACCCTAATAACAAAGCTCTTCGTCCTAGCCTCGCTCCGCTTCAAGATGGCAACGGTCCGGACGATCTCTCGCAGGATACATGCGCTGATGTCATCAGACAGGGAGAATCAGACCAGGTTGGAGTATGGTGACAGGGCGCTTGTCTTGCGCAAGGTGGCAGCGGGCATCCAAGAGCCAGCTACTACTGGTCATGAACAAGATGGTGTGATTGATCTCTCTGAGGTGGCGATGTTTGTAGAAGATGATCACGATCACTGCCCTGACTGGACACACTCATTGTTCAATGACGAATATTAtaacgatgatgatgaagaaggctACCTTGATGATCATGGTACTCTTGATGCGCTCGACGAGCCCTCCGTCATGGATATCATCAGGAGCAACCGGGAGGTGGAGGGCTTAGAGTTTAACATGGATGATGTGATTGACCAGGCTTGTGACATGTTCATAAAGAGGTTTCGGAAGAGGATGAACAGGAGCTTCTAG